The following nucleotide sequence is from Nitrospirota bacterium.
AACTTAAGTCTAAAGGGGTGAATCCGGCCCTTTCCGTAGTGCTTGTGGGTGAAAATCCTGCCAGCAAGAAGTATGTGGCAAACAAGGAGAAGACCTGTGAGGCCCTTGGTATCAAGAGTGTGGCGTATAAACTCCCTGAGTCGGCTACCCAGGAGGAGCTGCTCAAGCTTGTGGACGAACTGAATGCAAATCCCGAGATTCACGGGATACTGGTACAGCTTCCCCTGCCCAAACACATGAATGAGAAGGAAGTGATGCACAGGATTGCACCTGAGAAGGATGTGGATGGTTTTGGTCCGGATGCACTGGGAAGGCTTCTCCTTGATGAGCCGGGCTTTGTGCCGTGCACGCCTCACGGGGCAATGAAGATGCTTGAGGCCTACGGGGTTGACCCTGCCGGAAAGAAGGCCGTTATAGTCGGAAGGAGTGTGATAGTCGGCAAGCCTCTTGCACTGTTATTGCTCAGAAAGAATGCCACAGTTACCATATGTCACAGCAGGACGCCTGACCTTAAGGGAGAATGTCTGTCTGCGGATATCCTGTGTGTGGCTGTCGGAAGGGCTCATATGGTAAAGGGTGACTGGGTAAAAGAAGGTGCAGCAGTTATAGATATCGGTATTAATGTGAATGAGCAGGGCAAACTGGTTGGTGATGTGGAGTTTGACAAGGCAAAAGAGAGGGCCGGCTGGATTACCCCTGTGCCTGGCGGTGCAGGCCCCATGACAATTGCCATGCTCATGTATAATACAGTAGAGGCTGCGAAGGCAACTTTGAAGGCATAAGGTTCAATGTTGCAGGTTGCAGGCAGACAGGGAAAGATGATAAAGCTCAATAGAGGTTTATCATAATGAAACCCGCAACCCGTAGTTCGTAGCTCGTAATTCAAAAAGGAGGTTAGAGATGATTATTTCCAGGAAGCGTGACTTTCAGGAATTACTTGAAAATATCAAAAACTACAAGAGTTTTTTTCTTATAGGATGCTCGGAGTGCGCCTCTCTTTGCGGTACCGGAAGCGAGAAGGAGGTTAAGGAACTTGCAGAGACCCTGAAGTCGGAAGGAAAGGAAGTAACAGGCGGTATTGTTGCAAAGACAGGCTGTCAGGTGCTGGGGACAAAGAAGGAACTCAAGGCCTATAAGGATGAAGTAAACAGTGCAGAGTGCCTTCTCGTCATGTCCTGTGGCGCCGGCACACAGACTGCGGTTGAGCTTTTTGAAGACAAGCCTGTCTATGCGACCAATGACTCACTCTTTCTCGGAAACATGACACGCTTCCAGGTCTTTGATGAGCGGTGCTCCATGTGCGGCAAGTGCATACTCGACAAGACCGGCGGGATCTGTCCGATAACTACCTGTCCCAAGGGTTTGCTTAACGGGCCCTGTGGCGGAATGAAGGATGGCCACTGTGAGGTGGGTCCGGACATCCCGTGTGCATGGGTAAGGATATATGAGCGGATGAAGAAGCTTGATAAACTTGAGGAACTGACCGGGTCTGTTTTTGATGCCAGAGACTGGTCAACAGGACAGAGCCCCAGGGCCTTCAGTGCAAGAGAGAAAAAGGGGAAATGAGCAGTCCGTCAAAGTCAATCCTCTGTCATAATTATACAGTAGCATAAAGGTTATAAATTAACCGGCCTGAAAAGAAAGAAGGAGGAATAGAGAATGTCATTCAAAGAGGCCCTTGAGTCAGGAAAATTTGT
It contains:
- the folD gene encoding bifunctional methylenetetrahydrofolate dehydrogenase/methenyltetrahydrofolate cyclohydrolase FolD, giving the protein MAATIIDGKKVAADIKEKLKKEVDELKSKGVNPALSVVLVGENPASKKYVANKEKTCEALGIKSVAYKLPESATQEELLKLVDELNANPEIHGILVQLPLPKHMNEKEVMHRIAPEKDVDGFGPDALGRLLLDEPGFVPCTPHGAMKMLEAYGVDPAGKKAVIVGRSVIVGKPLALLLLRKNATVTICHSRTPDLKGECLSADILCVAVGRAHMVKGDWVKEGAAVIDIGINVNEQGKLVGDVEFDKAKERAGWITPVPGGAGPMTIAMLMYNTVEAAKATLKA
- a CDS encoding methylenetetrahydrofolate reductase C-terminal domain-containing protein — its product is MIISRKRDFQELLENIKNYKSFFLIGCSECASLCGTGSEKEVKELAETLKSEGKEVTGGIVAKTGCQVLGTKKELKAYKDEVNSAECLLVMSCGAGTQTAVELFEDKPVYATNDSLFLGNMTRFQVFDERCSMCGKCILDKTGGICPITTCPKGLLNGPCGGMKDGHCEVGPDIPCAWVRIYERMKKLDKLEELTGSVFDARDWSTGQSPRAFSAREKKGK